One genomic segment of Thermodesulfobacterium sp. TA1 includes these proteins:
- a CDS encoding GDP-mannose 4,6-dehydratase: MVDFWIDRPVFVTGATGLLGSWLVKRLVEVKADVICLIRDWVPQSELILSGFLDKVKVVRGDVRDQELIERVLGEYEIDTVFHLAAQTIVGIANRNPVSTLDTNIRGTWVLLEACRRSSTVKQIIVASSDKAYGEHKILPYTEENPLQGKHPYDVSKSCADLIAQMYAYTYRLPVVITRCGNLYGGGDLNWNRLIPGTIRSILRGQKPLIRSDGNYVRDYFYVEDAVEAYLLLAQKLSEDRNLIGEAFNFSNEEPITVIELVNLIIKLMEANLTPLILNEASNEIREQYLSSKKARQILKWKPLFSLEEGLNLTINWYKNFFVLKDKIKKFFL; encoded by the coding sequence ATGGTAGATTTCTGGATTGATAGACCGGTTTTTGTAACTGGAGCTACAGGTTTACTAGGCAGTTGGCTTGTTAAAAGGCTTGTTGAGGTTAAGGCAGATGTAATATGTTTAATAAGGGACTGGGTACCTCAAAGTGAGCTTATCCTTTCAGGGTTCCTTGATAAGGTAAAGGTAGTAAGAGGAGATGTAAGGGATCAAGAACTCATTGAAAGAGTTCTTGGAGAATATGAGATTGATACGGTTTTTCATCTTGCCGCTCAGACGATTGTTGGGATTGCCAATAGGAACCCTGTTTCTACCCTCGATACTAACATAAGAGGGACTTGGGTACTCCTTGAAGCTTGCAGACGTTCTTCAACGGTAAAACAAATAATAGTTGCCTCCTCAGACAAAGCCTATGGAGAACATAAAATCCTACCTTATACTGAAGAAAATCCTCTGCAAGGTAAGCATCCCTATGATGTAAGTAAATCTTGTGCTGACCTAATCGCCCAAATGTATGCCTATACCTATAGGCTTCCTGTAGTAATAACGAGGTGTGGGAATCTATATGGAGGAGGAGACCTAAACTGGAATAGGCTTATACCTGGTACTATCCGTTCGATTTTAAGGGGGCAAAAACCTTTAATACGCTCAGACGGAAACTATGTGAGAGATTATTTCTATGTAGAAGATGCTGTTGAGGCATACCTTTTGCTTGCTCAAAAACTTTCTGAAGATAGAAATTTAATAGGAGAAGCTTTCAATTTTTCAAATGAAGAACCAATAACAGTTATTGAACTGGTTAATCTGATTATAAAATTAATGGAAGCTAATTTGACCCCTTTAATACTTAACGAAGCTTCAAATGAAATACGTGAACAATATTTAAGCTCAAAAAAAGCAAGACAAATTTTAAAGTGGAAACCACTTTTTTCTCTTGAAGAGGGATTAAATCTAACTATAAATTGGTATAAAAATTTTTTTGTGCTGAAAGATAAAATAAAAAAGTTTTTTTTATAG
- the rfbF gene encoding glucose-1-phosphate cytidylyltransferase has translation MKAVILAGGLGTRLAEETNIKPKPMIEIGGKPILWHIMKIYSAHGINDFIICTGYKGYKIKEYFANYFLHMSDVTFDIKNYQMIVHCSEAEPWRVTIVDTGEHTETGGRLKRVAKYLEGEEIFCFTYGDGVADVNITEEINFHKKHGKLATILAVRPPGRFGALEINDNLVINFQEKPPGDGAWINGGFFVLSTKVIDLIKGDQTSWEQEPLKILAKKGELVAFKHYGFWHPMDTLRDKRYLEDLWASGKAPWKIW, from the coding sequence ATGAAGGCTGTAATCCTTGCAGGGGGTTTAGGAACAAGACTTGCTGAGGAAACTAATATTAAACCTAAGCCAATGATAGAAATCGGTGGTAAACCTATACTGTGGCATATCATGAAAATTTATTCTGCTCATGGAATAAATGATTTTATCATCTGTACAGGGTATAAAGGATACAAAATTAAAGAATACTTTGCTAATTACTTTCTACATATGTCAGATGTAACCTTTGACATTAAAAATTATCAAATGATTGTACATTGTTCTGAAGCCGAACCCTGGAGAGTAACTATAGTTGATACTGGAGAACATACAGAAACCGGGGGAAGGCTTAAAAGAGTAGCCAAGTATCTTGAAGGAGAAGAAATCTTTTGTTTTACTTATGGAGATGGAGTTGCTGATGTAAACATAACCGAAGAAATAAATTTTCACAAAAAACATGGTAAATTAGCCACCATACTTGCGGTAAGGCCACCAGGAAGGTTTGGAGCTTTAGAAATTAACGATAATTTAGTGATTAATTTTCAAGAAAAACCTCCAGGAGATGGAGCTTGGATTAACGGAGGATTTTTTGTGCTTTCAACCAAAGTTATTGATTTAATAAAAGGAGACCAAACTTCTTGGGAGCAAGAACCTTTAAAAATTCTTGCTAAGAAAGGAGAGCTTGTTGCTTTTAAACATTATGGTTTTTGGCATCCTATGGACACCCTTAGGGATAAAAGATACTTAGAAGATCTTTGGGCAAGTGGGAAGGCACCTTGGAAAATATGGTAG
- a CDS encoding glycosyltransferase encodes MKKLCFAIPTWNRAKKLEKCILSIANQILELGEQNNIGIFVSDNASTDDTPKVLSKLKKKFPFLEYTRLNKHVDTADSGEIAYRLAQGEYLWIFGDDDILLKDGLKAVWHILNTKNAHLIHAGNGFLTPHSYKIYEGSVLEFANKMGFNQFIGWATSIIIKKDILIQYMSLPQYPKYKESAYTHVLGILHVASNSPAVVLDFPICQPIEPQTLEDVKRWEKENIGWRYFLTVEGLKLLFQAGIFKEKLPSLFFKYLDFYLWDRFIIVMIFTHLTDNPYPEKGWKLTLDIADMLKDENMANYIKKRVNEARKLCEQRKFLLSQYEKVYKNLQKLYITLNNPMFENGGWWKEHG; translated from the coding sequence ATGAAAAAACTTTGTTTTGCTATTCCTACCTGGAATAGAGCTAAAAAACTTGAAAAATGTATACTCTCTATAGCTAATCAAATCCTTGAGCTTGGCGAACAAAACAACATCGGTATCTTCGTCTCCGACAACGCATCAACAGACGATACCCCTAAGGTACTATCAAAGCTTAAAAAAAAATTTCCCTTCCTCGAATATACCAGACTAAATAAACATGTAGATACCGCCGATAGCGGAGAAATTGCTTATCGCTTAGCTCAAGGAGAATATCTCTGGATTTTCGGTGATGACGATATCCTACTTAAAGATGGCCTAAAGGCTGTCTGGCATATCTTAAACACTAAAAACGCTCACCTTATCCATGCCGGTAACGGGTTTTTAACCCCTCATAGCTATAAAATATATGAAGGCTCTGTACTTGAATTCGCTAATAAAATGGGGTTTAATCAATTTATTGGATGGGCAACCTCGATAATCATTAAAAAAGATATCCTTATCCAATACATGTCTTTACCTCAATACCCTAAATACAAAGAAAGTGCTTATACTCATGTCTTAGGTATCTTACATGTAGCCTCCAATTCGCCTGCGGTTGTATTAGACTTCCCAATATGTCAACCCATAGAACCTCAAACTTTGGAAGATGTAAAAAGATGGGAAAAAGAAAACATTGGCTGGAGATATTTTCTTACTGTTGAAGGATTAAAACTCCTTTTTCAGGCCGGTATTTTCAAAGAAAAATTGCCCTCTCTTTTTTTTAAATATCTTGATTTTTATCTCTGGGATAGATTTATTATCGTTATGATTTTCACCCATTTAACAGATAACCCCTATCCAGAAAAAGGATGGAAACTAACTTTAGATATAGCGGATATGCTAAAAGATGAAAATATGGCAAACTACATAAAAAAAAGAGTTAACGAAGCAAGAAAATTATGTGAACAAAGAAAATTTTTACTTTCTCAGTATGAAAAAGTTTATAAAAATTTACAAAAACTTTATATAACCCTTAATAATCCAATGTTTGAAAATGGTGGCTGGTGGAAAGAGCACGGATAA
- a CDS encoding glycosyltransferase family A protein codes for MKKLCFAIPTWNRAKKLEKCILSIANQILELGEQNNIGIFVSDNASTDDTPKVLSKLKKKFPFLEYTRLNKHVDTADSGEIAYRLAQGEYLWIFGDDDILLKDGLKAVWHILNTKNAHLIHAGNGFLTPHSYKIYEGSVLEFANKMGFNQFIGWATSIIIKKDILIQYMSLPQYPKYKESAYTHVLGILHVASNSPAVVLDFPICQPIEPQTSEDVKRWALNNIFWRTILTIKGFKILFDLGILKEKVNPMFFKYDRFYFWDRCIFYMINSHLTGCPFPDEGWDLILSISDMIDNEEMAEIIKNRVMESREQCETLKKINMQIKEIQNTLNEMLKEHSRKIFEWGGWWKEAQQGEQT; via the coding sequence ATGAAAAAACTTTGTTTTGCTATTCCTACCTGGAATAGAGCTAAAAAACTTGAAAAATGTATACTCTCTATAGCTAATCAAATCCTTGAGCTTGGCGAACAAAACAACATCGGTATCTTCGTCTCCGACAACGCATCAACAGACGATACCCCTAAGGTACTATCAAAGCTTAAAAAAAAATTTCCCTTCCTCGAATATACCAGACTAAATAAACATGTAGATACCGCCGATAGCGGAGAAATTGCTTATCGCTTAGCTCAAGGAGAATATCTCTGGATTTTCGGTGATGACGATATCCTACTTAAAGATGGCCTAAAGGCTGTCTGGCATATCTTAAACACTAAAAACGCTCACCTTATCCATGCCGGTAACGGGTTTTTAACCCCTCATAGCTATAAAATATATGAAGGCTCTGTACTTGAATTCGCTAATAAAATGGGGTTTAATCAATTTATTGGATGGGCAACCTCGATAATCATTAAAAAAGATATCCTTATCCAATACATGTCTTTACCTCAATACCCTAAATACAAAGAAAGTGCTTATACTCATGTCTTAGGTATCTTACATGTAGCCTCCAATTCGCCTGCGGTTGTATTAGACTTCCCAATATGTCAACCCATAGAACCTCAAACTTCGGAAGATGTAAAAAGATGGGCTTTAAATAATATATTTTGGAGAACTATACTTACTATTAAGGGATTTAAAATTCTTTTTGACCTTGGCATTTTAAAGGAAAAAGTTAACCCTATGTTTTTTAAATACGATAGGTTTTATTTTTGGGATAGATGTATATTTTATATGATTAACAGCCATTTAACAGGTTGTCCCTTTCCAGACGAGGGGTGGGATTTGATTTTATCAATATCCGATATGATAGATAACGAAGAAATGGCAGAAATTATTAAAAATCGTGTTATGGAATCAAGGGAACAATGTGAAACCTTAAAAAAGATCAACATGCAGATTAAAGAAATTCAAAACACTTTAAACGAAATGTTAAAAGAACATAGCAGAAAAATATTTGAGTGGGGAGGATGGTGGAAAGAAGCTCAACAAGGGGAACAAACATGA
- a CDS encoding radical SAM protein, whose product MITLEEFLKDSFPIIYHITVTGKCNASCEGCLNGLIYGERNSFASSWEEAPEKTFQAVDWLLHKTNGNPVFIAFYGGEPLLVFEKVREIFYKLRALHPYKHLKFVLYTNGTLLKRVVKDDPEFFKRLDLLMVSIDGTKDQHERVRKGTSLLQIENNLEFFKSQSDTKVLMWSTLREEMSFQDCLEEFLKLYQRGVVDFFFWHLIERDYPIKDFISFRENYLKDLTYLLDRFVVDLSKGTVLPVLPLAELMFFLLKGIKRGQTGCGVEKLRSFDVLSGKVIPCVDMGENLVLADFRKNEVETLDFSKIQKELLSLVSYKEWLGCNLCEAEFFCGGRCPVLIKTSPERAKQYCILIKDLVDLAKSFLPEVKRALKASQLSEESLYYPYGYLNLLTDVIP is encoded by the coding sequence ATGATAACATTAGAAGAATTTCTTAAAGATTCTTTTCCTATAATTTATCACATTACGGTTACTGGAAAATGTAACGCAAGTTGTGAAGGTTGTTTAAACGGTTTGATTTACGGGGAAAGGAACTCTTTTGCTTCTTCTTGGGAAGAAGCTCCAGAAAAGACTTTTCAAGCAGTAGATTGGCTTTTACATAAAACTAACGGTAATCCTGTTTTTATAGCCTTTTATGGAGGGGAGCCTCTTCTTGTCTTTGAAAAAGTGAGGGAGATTTTCTATAAACTCAGGGCCCTTCATCCTTATAAACACCTTAAGTTTGTACTTTATACCAACGGAACCCTTTTAAAAAGGGTGGTAAAAGATGACCCCGAATTTTTCAAACGTCTTGATTTACTAATGGTTTCTATCGATGGGACAAAGGACCAGCATGAAAGGGTCCGAAAGGGTACTTCTTTACTTCAGATTGAAAACAACTTAGAATTTTTCAAATCTCAAAGCGATACCAAAGTGCTGATGTGGTCTACCTTGCGGGAAGAGATGAGTTTTCAAGACTGTTTAGAAGAATTTTTAAAACTTTATCAAAGAGGGGTTGTTGACTTTTTCTTCTGGCATCTTATAGAAAGGGACTATCCTATAAAAGATTTTATATCTTTTAGAGAAAATTATTTAAAAGACCTTACCTATCTTTTAGATAGGTTTGTAGTTGATTTATCTAAAGGGACGGTTTTACCTGTGCTTCCACTGGCTGAGCTTATGTTCTTTTTATTAAAAGGGATCAAGCGTGGGCAAACAGGATGTGGAGTAGAAAAACTAAGAAGCTTTGATGTGCTTTCAGGCAAGGTTATTCCATGTGTAGACATGGGAGAAAATCTGGTTTTAGCTGATTTTCGAAAAAATGAGGTTGAAACATTAGATTTTTCTAAAATCCAAAAAGAGCTTTTATCCTTGGTTTCCTATAAAGAGTGGTTAGGTTGTAACCTTTGTGAAGCAGAGTTTTTCTGCGGAGGAAGGTGCCCTGTGCTTATTAAAACCTCCCCTGAAAGGGCTAAACAATATTGTATCCTAATAAAAGACCTCGTTGATTTAGCAAAGAGTTTTTTACCGGAGGTAAAAAGAGCTCTTAAAGCTTCTCAACTATCAGAAGAAAGTCTGTACTATCCCTATGGTTACCTTAATCTTCTAACCGATGTAATTCCCTAA
- a CDS encoding Mth938-like domain-containing protein yields the protein MIEHYSFGSLTFKGQNYNKDLIIIKTKDGEKIFSSWWRKEGHRLQVEDLEEVWNEKIKFLIIGTGAKGLMQVDPEVERKAKELGIIVESFDTQKATNRFNELYSQGVELAGAFHLTC from the coding sequence ATGATCGAACATTATAGCTTTGGTAGTCTTACTTTCAAAGGACAAAACTATAATAAAGACCTTATTATCATCAAAACCAAAGATGGAGAAAAAATCTTTAGTTCTTGGTGGAGAAAAGAAGGACATAGGCTTCAGGTCGAAGATTTAGAAGAGGTGTGGAACGAAAAAATCAAATTTTTGATAATAGGGACAGGTGCAAAAGGACTGATGCAAGTTGACCCAGAGGTTGAACGTAAAGCCAAAGAATTAGGCATTATTGTTGAATCCTTTGATACTCAAAAGGCCACAAACAGATTTAACGAGCTTTATTCTCAAGGGGTTGAATTAGCAGGGGCCTTTCACCTTACTTGTTAG
- the prfA gene encoding peptide chain release factor 1 has protein sequence MSLSNLYLLKLETIEKKFEELAEKLSDPAIISDPSLYAKLAKEHSELEEIVSTFKEYKKVLKEIEENKTIIEEESDEELVELAKEELKILENRVDELEKLLPILLLPKDPNDEKNVILEIRAGAGGEEAALFAADLLRMYQRYAERKGWRFEILDTNDTGLGGFKEVVAKIEGKGAYSRLKYESGVHRVQRVPVTESSGRIHTSTVTVAVLPEVDEVDVDINPDELKIETMRASGHGGQHVNRTESAVRITHIPTGIVVTCQNERSQHQNKATAMKILRAKLYELAQRQQHEKIQKERRSQVGTGERCEKIRTYNFPQNRVTDHRVGITIYNLPEVLDGDIDQFIDALIAHFRAEMLKQEENNLSMAA, from the coding sequence ATGAGTTTATCTAACCTTTATTTACTAAAATTAGAAACGATAGAAAAAAAATTTGAAGAATTAGCAGAAAAACTTTCAGACCCTGCAATCATTTCAGACCCTTCATTATATGCTAAGCTTGCCAAGGAACATTCTGAGCTTGAGGAAATTGTATCTACTTTTAAGGAATATAAAAAAGTTCTTAAAGAAATAGAAGAAAACAAAACTATCATCGAAGAAGAATCTGACGAAGAACTGGTAGAATTAGCCAAAGAAGAATTAAAAATCTTAGAAAACCGGGTAGATGAACTGGAAAAATTGCTTCCTATACTTCTTCTTCCCAAAGACCCAAATGATGAAAAAAACGTTATCTTAGAAATCAGAGCAGGAGCAGGGGGAGAAGAGGCAGCACTTTTTGCGGCTGACCTTTTGAGGATGTATCAAAGATATGCTGAAAGAAAAGGATGGAGGTTTGAAATTCTTGATACTAATGACACCGGGCTTGGAGGATTTAAAGAAGTTGTGGCTAAAATAGAAGGGAAAGGAGCTTATTCTCGTTTAAAATATGAAAGTGGGGTTCATAGGGTCCAAAGGGTCCCGGTTACGGAAAGTTCTGGAAGGATTCATACTTCTACGGTAACTGTAGCTGTTCTTCCTGAGGTAGATGAAGTAGACGTGGACATCAATCCTGATGAACTTAAGATAGAGACCATGAGGGCAAGTGGACATGGTGGGCAACATGTTAACCGAACCGAAAGCGCCGTAAGGATTACTCACATACCTACCGGGATAGTAGTTACCTGCCAAAATGAAAGAAGTCAACACCAAAATAAAGCCACTGCTATGAAAATCTTACGGGCAAAGCTCTATGAACTTGCCCAAAGGCAACAACATGAAAAAATACAAAAGGAAAGAAGGTCGCAAGTAGGTACAGGAGAACGTTGTGAAAAAATAAGAACTTACAACTTTCCTCAAAACAGGGTCACCGACCACCGTGTAGGCATCACCATCTACAACTTACCTGAGGTTCTTGACGGGGATATAGACCAATTCATAGACGCTTTAATCGCTCATTTTAGGGCAGAAATGTTAAAACAAGAAGAAAACAACCTTAGTATGGCGGCTTAA
- the rpmE gene encoding 50S ribosomal protein L31, translating to MKKGIHPKYYPDAVIRCACGNELRVGSTKPEIKVEICSKCHPFFTGEMKFVDTEGRIEKFMKKYSNFYQNKDK from the coding sequence ATGAAAAAGGGTATTCATCCAAAATACTATCCTGATGCAGTTATTAGGTGTGCCTGTGGTAACGAATTAAGGGTAGGGTCTACCAAACCTGAAATAAAGGTAGAAATCTGTTCTAAATGTCATCCTTTCTTTACCGGCGAGATGAAGTTTGTAGACACTGAGGGAAGGATAGAAAAGTTTATGAAAAAATACTCTAATTTTTATCAAAACAAAGATAAATAA
- the topA gene encoding type I DNA topoisomerase, whose amino-acid sequence MAKKLFIVESPTKIKTLQKVLSSKDFIFRATFGHIKDLPSKSLGVDLNTFQPSFYYLSSKKKVLEELKKLALKVEEVYLATDPDREGEAISFHLYEYLKSIKENLIFKRVDLIEITELGIKQALRSVRSLDTGLYLAYQTRRVLDRLIGYLLSPKLSKALKLPLSAGRVQSPALRLIVEREEEIESFVPETSFSLRVKVQDNKDRVYELELWFKKGLYKDKDKKSLEEFFAKHLAGQSIILNKITEKRLVKQPPYPLKTTTLIEVAGSSLGFSPKETMILAQGLYEKGLITYMRTDSVRVSPLAKKAVKDFILKTFGKEYLGKERRVKTSKFEQGAHECIRPTNLFKDPAFLTSREKALYELIKVFFIASQMRGAEFLELSYVFGQDLLPKGWFLFTKRKVLVFDGFLRVLKDESSYENPLDLKEGEKLQVLSFEIKEHKTKPPERYTPHSLVKKLESLGIGRPSTYATILDILFKRNYIKKEGKHLKPTELGRLVCQTLLDGAPVFMDYKYTAEMEGKLDFVAKGEATYEDLVKKTYGLIKNCRFSPNL is encoded by the coding sequence ATGGCTAAAAAACTTTTTATCGTCGAATCTCCTACTAAGATAAAGACCTTACAAAAAGTCCTATCCTCAAAAGATTTTATCTTTAGAGCAACTTTTGGTCATATTAAAGATCTTCCCTCAAAAAGCTTAGGGGTTGACCTAAACACCTTTCAGCCTTCTTTTTATTATCTTAGTTCTAAAAAAAAGGTGCTGGAAGAACTTAAAAAATTGGCTTTAAAAGTAGAAGAGGTTTACTTAGCTACTGATCCAGACAGAGAAGGAGAAGCCATAAGTTTTCATCTGTATGAATATCTCAAGTCTATCAAAGAAAATCTGATTTTCAAAAGAGTTGATTTGATAGAGATTACTGAACTTGGGATTAAACAAGCACTGCGTTCGGTAAGAAGCCTTGATACAGGGCTTTATCTTGCCTATCAAACCCGAAGGGTTTTAGACCGACTGATAGGCTATCTTCTCTCTCCAAAACTTTCTAAGGCTCTTAAACTACCTCTTTCTGCAGGAAGGGTGCAAAGCCCTGCTTTAAGGCTTATCGTAGAAAGAGAAGAAGAGATAGAAAGTTTTGTTCCAGAAACGAGCTTTTCTTTGAGGGTTAAGGTCCAAGACAATAAAGACAGGGTATACGAACTTGAGCTCTGGTTTAAAAAGGGATTGTATAAAGATAAAGACAAAAAAAGCTTAGAGGAATTTTTTGCTAAGCATCTAGCTGGGCAAAGCATTATCTTAAACAAAATTACTGAAAAGAGGTTGGTTAAACAGCCTCCTTATCCCTTAAAAACTACTACTCTTATTGAAGTGGCTGGAAGTTCCTTAGGCTTTAGCCCTAAAGAAACCATGATTCTTGCCCAAGGGCTTTATGAAAAAGGGCTTATTACCTATATGCGTACCGATTCCGTAAGGGTTAGCCCTCTTGCGAAAAAGGCTGTTAAAGATTTTATACTTAAAACCTTTGGGAAGGAATATCTTGGGAAAGAAAGAAGGGTTAAAACCTCTAAGTTTGAGCAAGGAGCCCATGAATGTATAAGACCAACCAATCTTTTTAAGGACCCTGCGTTTTTAACCTCAAGAGAAAAAGCCCTTTACGAACTTATAAAAGTCTTCTTTATTGCAAGTCAGATGCGTGGGGCGGAATTTTTAGAGTTAAGCTATGTGTTTGGCCAAGACCTTTTGCCTAAGGGGTGGTTTTTGTTTACCAAACGCAAGGTGCTTGTTTTTGATGGCTTTTTAAGGGTTCTAAAAGATGAGAGTTCCTATGAAAACCCGCTTGATTTAAAGGAAGGCGAGAAACTCCAAGTGCTTTCTTTTGAGATAAAGGAGCATAAGACCAAACCTCCAGAGCGTTATACCCCTCACAGTCTGGTTAAAAAACTTGAAAGTTTAGGAATTGGTAGGCCATCAACCTATGCAACCATTTTGGACATTCTTTTTAAACGGAATTATATAAAAAAGGAAGGGAAACACCTAAAACCAACCGAATTAGGTAGGTTGGTATGCCAAACCCTTTTAGATGGGGCTCCGGTTTTTATGGACTATAAATATACCGCTGAAATGGAGGGAAAGCTTGACTTTGTGGCTAAAGGTGAGGCAACTTACGAGGATTTGGTAAAAAAAACCTATGGTTTAATCAAAAATTGCCGTTTTTCGCCCAATCTTTAA
- a CDS encoding AAA family ATPase encodes MKDLDFNQQFQRAWDLIANSSPNLLITGRAGTGKSTFLRYLIKKLPKSMAVLAPTGVAALNVRGQTIHSFFGFRPDITLEKVYQLKPPDELREVYKNLETLIIDEISMVRADLFDCIEAFLRKWGPSPRKPFGGVQMVLIGDLYQLPPVVTSKEKEIFKYLYETPYFFSAKAFKQNLFEFVEFEKIYRQTDLTFIEILNQIRNGIVEEETFERLNQRVIPNFEPKEEDFYVYLTTTNAKAEQINLAKLERLKGKTFEFYGKLSGKIETEDLPAPIRLKIKEGAQVILLANDPQGRWVNGDVGRVVYIDPEDLLIGVELQRGYEIEVTPFKWDVYEHYFDKGSSKVEIKPVGSFTQFPLKLAWAITIHKSQGLTFEKVVIDLERGTFAHGQLYVALSRCTSLEGIVLTKPVKKGHVKLDRKVVKFLTSLQYLKAKEKLDLNEKIALIQKAIQEKKEIEIVYLKSSDIKTRRKVLPIEIKEVVYKGKPFLGLRAFCRLRNEERIFNLEKILEISND; translated from the coding sequence ATGAAAGACCTTGATTTTAACCAGCAGTTTCAAAGGGCTTGGGACCTTATTGCCAATTCCTCCCCAAATCTTTTAATAACCGGTCGTGCAGGAACTGGTAAATCTACCTTTCTTAGGTATTTGATAAAAAAACTGCCCAAGTCTATGGCAGTACTTGCACCCACTGGGGTAGCAGCTCTTAATGTAAGAGGACAAACGATTCATTCTTTTTTTGGTTTTAGACCTGACATAACCTTAGAAAAAGTCTATCAACTTAAACCACCTGATGAGCTAAGAGAAGTTTATAAAAACCTTGAAACCCTCATTATAGATGAAATCTCTATGGTAAGGGCAGACCTTTTCGATTGTATAGAGGCTTTTTTAAGAAAATGGGGACCCTCTCCAAGGAAGCCCTTTGGAGGGGTTCAGATGGTGCTTATAGGGGATCTATACCAGTTGCCACCGGTAGTGACCTCAAAAGAAAAGGAGATATTTAAATATCTTTATGAAACCCCTTATTTCTTTTCGGCTAAGGCCTTTAAACAAAACCTTTTTGAATTTGTAGAGTTTGAAAAGATTTACCGCCAGACAGATTTAACTTTTATCGAAATTTTAAACCAAATAAGAAACGGTATAGTAGAAGAGGAAACCTTTGAAAGGCTTAACCAAAGGGTCATACCTAATTTTGAGCCAAAGGAAGAAGACTTTTACGTCTATCTTACTACTACTAATGCTAAAGCAGAACAAATTAACCTTGCTAAGTTAGAAAGATTAAAAGGAAAGACTTTTGAGTTTTACGGTAAACTTTCAGGTAAAATAGAAACAGAAGATTTACCTGCACCGATAAGGTTAAAAATAAAGGAAGGAGCTCAGGTTATCTTGTTAGCTAACGACCCTCAAGGTAGATGGGTAAACGGAGATGTAGGTAGGGTGGTTTATATAGACCCTGAGGACTTGCTGATAGGAGTGGAGCTACAAAGAGGCTACGAGATAGAAGTAACCCCATTTAAATGGGATGTTTATGAACATTACTTTGATAAAGGTTCTTCCAAGGTTGAGATAAAGCCTGTAGGGTCTTTTACTCAGTTCCCTTTAAAGCTCGCCTGGGCGATAACCATCCATAAAAGCCAAGGACTTACCTTTGAAAAGGTAGTCATAGACCTTGAAAGAGGCACCTTTGCCCATGGACAACTTTATGTAGCCCTCTCCCGTTGCACCAGTTTAGAAGGTATTGTCCTTACTAAACCGGTTAAAAAAGGACATGTTAAGTTAGACCGTAAAGTAGTAAAATTTTTAACCAGTCTTCAATATCTAAAAGCAAAAGAAAAACTTGATTTAAACGAAAAAATAGCCCTTATTCAAAAGGCTATACAAGAAAAAAAAGAAATAGAAATTGTTTATCTTAAAAGCTCGGATATTAAAACCAGAAGAAAAGTTCTTCCCATTGAGATAAAGGAAGTGGTTTATAAAGGAAAACCTTTCTTGGGACTTAGGGCTTTTTGCAGACTTCGTAACGAAGAAAGGATTTTTAACTTGGAAAAAATCCTTGAAATTTCTAATGATTAA
- a CDS encoding CDP-alcohol phosphatidyltransferase family protein, whose amino-acid sequence MKPLLKDLLKFPNLLSLYRLVLAIIFPYFWIQNLPVYILLLLLFSGVISDALDGFFARNFHWETKLGKLLDPIADKVFINIVFFLLYFDRLLSLDFFLIVFVRDLGILLGAIYLYLRSSRKAEFQPSYLGKISTAMQLGFIFTYIVHLLVYPLDPTFIFVFGQLVIFFTLASGFHYTLLFIKIYKTFPNR is encoded by the coding sequence GTGAAGCCTCTGCTTAAAGACCTACTAAAATTTCCTAATCTTTTAAGTCTTTATCGACTTGTTCTTGCCATCATCTTCCCTTATTTTTGGATCCAAAACCTTCCTGTTTATATTCTTTTACTTCTACTTTTTTCAGGAGTTATTAGCGATGCCTTAGATGGGTTTTTTGCCAGGAATTTTCACTGGGAAACCAAGTTGGGGAAGCTTCTTGACCCTATAGCAGACAAAGTTTTTATAAACATAGTATTCTTTTTGCTTTATTTTGATCGTCTACTTTCGTTAGACTTTTTTTTAATAGTTTTTGTTAGAGATCTTGGGATACTTCTTGGAGCTATCTATCTTTATTTGAGGTCTTCAAGAAAAGCTGAATTTCAGCCAAGCTACTTGGGAAAAATTTCAACTGCCATGCAATTAGGATTTATCTTTACTTATATCGTGCATCTTTTAGTCTACCCGTTAGACCCAACGTTTATTTTTGTGTTTGGACAATTGGTTATCTTTTTTACGTTAGCCTCAGGATTTCATTATACCTTGCTTTTTATAAAGATTTATAAAACTTTTCCTAACAGATAA